The nucleotide window ATTTACAACGCAGGGACGATTTTCTCAACTTTAATTCCATTTTTTCGATGCCTATGTATATCCTGCACCAACCTGTAATTGTGCTTATTGGTTTTTGGATCTATCAATATGACTGGGCCGTTACGATTAAAATCCCCATTTTAGTCACGTCATCCTTTTTTATCATTATTTTAAGTTATCAACTATTTATTAAAAGAATCCCAGCTCTTCGTTTCCTATTTGGCATGAAAGCTAAACCACCGAACAATATGGCCATTGAACCTATGATGAAGGGATAAAAAGATACCTCTATATTTATCAGTATTGTCTCTCGATCATGCTATGCAATGACTCATGCTTGAAAAAGAAAACAAGGGTTTTTTTGTGCAATTTGTGCCTCTAAGACCTGATTCGTATTTTAGATATGAGAATTTCATGAATAAAATAATAAACCATCACAAATAGTGTTAGATTGATGTCAATCTCAACAGGATAAAGAAGATAACTACGATTTTATTCATTATAAATTAGCACTTTAGTTCACTCTAGAGTGCTTTTATTTTGAAATTTTTTGAAATATTTCTTTAATTAATATCACGAAATGTGTAAAATTACACTAAATAGAAAAATATAATGAAAAGCTGGTTTTACATTTCTTAATTTTTCTTAAGAAATTATTAAGAAATTATCCCCTATCTTTTTGGAAGAGGTTGGCATATAATTTAACTGTATTAATAATAATAGTACACTTAGTACAGATAGGGGGTCATTATGTTTGAGCTTGACCTGAGAAGCCGAAAACCGATATACGAACAGCTTGTAGACAAGATGAAAGAGCTAATCATTAATGAAGTGCTCAAACCTGATGAACAATTGCCTTCTGTGCGTCAGATGGCACAGCAATTGACAATAAACCCAAATACAATTCAAAAGGCATATAGAGAGCTTGAGGTAAAAGGATTCATTTATTCATTAAAAGGCAAGGGGAGTTTTGTCAATGCAATGGAACCTGGAAAAGATGCAGATAAAATATTGCAGGTGAAACAGCATCTGGAAAAACTGCTCCAGGAAGCATTGTACATGGGCATTACTTTGGAAGAATTACATGAGATGGTAGGAAACATTGATAGTTCGAAAGGGGGCACCGGGCAAGATGATTCAAATGATCGAGATAAATAAAACATTTGAAAAGCACGAGGCAGTAAAAAACATCAATATGACTATAAATAAAGGCTCCATATACGGGTTGATTGGATCGAATGGTGCAGGTAAAACGACCATCATTAAATTGCTTGCTGGAATTTATAAACAGGACTCTGGTAAGGTGCTTTTGGAAGGTTCAGCAATCTTTGAAAACCAAGCTTTAAAAGAGAAAATCTTTTATATATCCGACCAGCCTTATTTTTTTCCTCAATATACAGTCAAGCAGATGGCGAAGTTCTATAAAAGCATATATCCTTCGTGGAATGAAGCAAGATTTATGAAATTATCGGAAGTATTCGGCTTCAGTATGAACAAAAAAATACATACCTTTTCAAAAGGCATACAAAGACAAGCTGCATTCTGGCTCGCCTTATCGACGATGCCTGAAATATTGATTCTTGATGAGCCGATGGATGGATTGGATCCGGTGGCAAGAAAAAAGGTTAAAAACCTACTGATACAGGATGTTGCAGACAGGGAAATGACGATTTTGATATCCTCCCATAACTTGCGCGAAATAGAAGATATTTGCGACCACATTGGGATTTTGCATCATGGATCACTCCTTTTGGAAAAAGACCTCGATGATCTCAAATCTGATATACATAAGGTTCAGGTGGCTTATAAGGGAGAAACACCGAAGCATCTTGAAAATCAACTGACAATGCTCCACTGCGAAAGAAGGGGAAGTGTCATGGTGTGTATTATCAGGGGGAAAGAGGAAGAAATCGAGAAGGTTATCAATCAGACCGAGCCCGTTATTTTTGATATCCTCCCATTGACATTAGAGGAGATTTTTATATATGAAATGGGGGATATCGGCTATGCAATCAAAAACATCCTTGTTTAACAAAGAAATGATCCTCCAGGTTGGGAGAAACGTCGGCTGGATCTCTGTCATTTACTTTCTGGCTCTATTTTTCGCAATTCCATTAAGAATCATGATGATGTATTCCGGTGAAAATTACCGTGATTTTATGCCGGTGGAAAAATTGTTTGACCTTAATTTTGCTATACAGTTCATCATGTTCATGACAGTACCAGTTGTTATGGCAATCTTTCTATATCGTTTCCTGCAAGTAAAGCAGGCAGCAGATTTAATCCATAGTCTGCCATTGAAACGGCAAGATATATTCCACTTTTATACACTGACAGGGTTTGTATTTCTGATTATTCCAGTCATCCTGATTGCGATGGCTACTTCTTTAATTCACAGTGTGTATGACCTGAATCTATATTTTCAGCTGCAGGATATTCTCAGATGGACAGGAACCGTCCTGATATTTAACACTGTATTTTACCTGTCAGGAGTTCTTATAGCAATGCTAACAGGAATCTCGGTAGTACAGGGAGTCTTGACTTATATCTTGCTGTTGTTCCCTGCCGGATTCACCTTGCTGATTGTCTATAATCTTGGACTTATGTTATATGGATTTCCTAGTGATTATTATCAGATGAGGAATATAGAATATCTTTCACCTATTTCACACCTGACTATTTTAGAGAGCGAGTCAATATCCACAAAGGCAGTTCTTTTATATTCAGGCTTTGTGTTGGTCTCATATGTGCTGTCACTATTTATCTATAAAAAAAGGAAAATAGAAGCCGCATCGGAGGCAATTGCTTTTAATAGTTTAAAGGTAGTTTTTAAATACGGAGCTGCTTTCTGCATGATGCTTCTCGGCGGCATGTATTTCGATGCTATGCAGAATAAGTTTGCGTGGCTGATATTTGGATACACAGCTGGGGGCATAATTGGATACTTCGCTGCCGAAATGGTTCTCCAGAAATCATGGAGGGTCTTTGGAAAAGTAAAAGGCTTAGGATATTTTGCGGTTTCGATGGCAGTCTTGATCCTTGTAACTCAAGCGTTCGCTCCTTACGAGAAAAAAGTGCCTGCTTTAGATCAGATTAAAAATGTCACATACGCGAATCATGTTTATATGGATGAGGATGAACGGCTTGCTCCAAAGGCACTATACCAGCAAGAAAATATCGAGGCTGTCCGAAAGTTCCATGAGAGTATTATCAATAATGAAAAAATGAATGAACAACGAATGGAATTACAGGAATCTGCTCTCTTTATTTATGAATTGAAGAATGGAGATAAACTAGTTCGCCAGTACACCGTCGATCGATTTGATTACGAGCCCAGAATAAGAGAGATTTTTGAATCACTGGAGTATAAGCATGCACACAAGCCTATTTTTAAAGTAAATACAGATGACATTACCTCAATTAGAATAAACAAACATATTAATGATAGCTCGTTGACAATTACCGACGAGGAAAAGATTAAACAGGCTATTTCAATCCTGAAAAAGGAAATAGAGCAAGAACCTTTTTCAATTGATTATTATACAGTAGGTAACACATCATCGATTGAAATTATGTCTGGGATAAACGATTACGACCATATTGAGTTAAAACGTTCATACAAAAGCTTCATCGCATGGCTGGAGGAAAACGAAATGCTGAAAGAAGCAATGGTGACGCCCGATGACATTGACTACATTGCCGTGATAAATGAGCCAATAAAAGAGGAGCAATTCAAAGAATATCCTGAAGAAGAAATAATTCATCGTATTTTGAACGATAAAAACGCTCTTAAATTGAGTGAACATGACCAATTGCTCTCTTCGATCGAGAATGCCGGTTATGGCTGGTTTAATGAAGCCCCGTATACCGCAATTTTCGTATACAAAGCAGGTAATCACAAAGAGATTCGTACATTTAGCAATAAAGATGTACCAGCGTTTATCAAGGATTATTTTAAGTAAGGGTCTTTTAGTAACTTTTCTTGCTATCACACCTTAGGTAATGACCGGGTTCTGAGTTTTTATGGATAGTTTTCCCTATCGATCCGGAATCCCCTTTAAAAAGAACATCAAAACCTTTCAGAAGACGAATTAGTGTATGTGTACGAAAAGCAATAATCGATGACTAAAGGCTCTTGAGTAAAACAATAGACAAAAATTGTAAGCAATGAAGTTTGCAAAAGTAAGGTACAGGGCAAGGGGGGATGGATATGGCTAAGATTGATTTTGATGAGCTTTATAGAATCCATGGGAAAAAACTTTTTCAAATTGCTTTCGGCATTACTAAAGACAGACATCTAGCAGAGGATGTCGTCCAGGAGACTTTTATTAAGGCATATAAAAAGGCAGATACCATCATAGATACGCATAAAATCGGTTCTTGGTTAGCAGCAATTGCGGCAAGGACAGCTATTGATTATTTACGGTCAGAGAAAAGAAGGAAATGGCTTCCTTCTGACCAGAGCATTATGGAACAGATTTTCAGTGATTATGATGACAATCAGTCGCTTGAAAAGGAAGTTGAAATCATCCTGTTTAAAGAGGAGATTCAACATATGCTGTACTTGTTGACAAGTGAGTACCAGCAAGTCTTGGTATTAAGGTTTCAATACGGGTTAAAAGAGGATGAAATCGCCTGCAAATTGAATATTAAATCGGGAACAGTCAAAACACGCCTACACAGAGCCCGAAAACAATTGAAAAAAGTTATGTTAGAGAAGTACCCAGCCTAATTGTTCTATTTGGGCGATTATCCAATCGCCTATTTTTTTAGGCTTTAGTTATGGTAAAAAATATAATTTATTCAAATATTTTGTAAAAGAGGTGCGTCAATGATATCAATTAACCATTTGAGCCACGAATTTGAGATCGGAAAAAAAGGGAGAAAAACGATCATTCCTGTGTTGAAGGATGTTTCGTTTAAAGTGAACAAAGGAGAAATTGTAACCATCGTAGGCAGGAGCGGTTCAGGAAAATCAACACTCCTTAACCTTGTGAGCGGATTTATAAGGCCAAAAGAAGGAGAAATCACGATCAATGGAATCAAGACATCCTCTTTAAATGAAACAAAGTTTGCCGATTTCCGGATTCAGCATATGGGATTCATTTTTCAAAGCTTTCAACTAATTCCTAGCATGACAGCCTATCAAAATGTAGAGCTGCCTCTAATTTTAAAAGGTGTCAAAGAGGATGAGAGGAAATTACGAACAAATGAAATCCTTGAGATGGTTGGATTATCTGACTATCAGGATCATTATCCTGGCGAACTTTCAGGAGGGCAGCAGCAAAGGGTAAGCATCGCTCGTGCACTTATTGTCAACCCGCCAATCATTCTTGCTGATGAACCAACCGGAAGTCTGGACTCGGAGACAGAAGACGATTTACTCAAATTCATCGTTAAGTTAAACAGAGAGCTTGGCATAACATTTTTAATCATCACCCATGATGACAAGGTAGCGCAAATCGACCATCGTACCATTGAATTAAGGGATGGCAAAGTTGTTGAGGAGGTATTCGCAAATGAGGCTTAAAGATCAATTTCGATTCGTCAGGCAAAATATGAAAAAGAACCGGACTCGGATGTTCATGACCATACTTGCTACGGCTATGAGCGTAGCTTTCCTGATTGTGCTTGCTTCAGTGGGGTTTGGACTGCATAAATCAATCGTAAAAGAAACTCTGGAAAGAAGGATTGTGACTGAAATTGAGGTACCTGGAAAAGAGGAGTCGAATGGTGGCTTCAGACAGCTGACAGATGAGGATATTTCTTACTTTGAAGAAATTGACGATGTCAAGGCTGTAACAAGGCGAAAGAGTCTTCAGCATTATATGTTCGAAGTGGACGACCACTTGACCGATGCCCAGGCAATAGTTGCCCATATGCCCTCTGAAACAAAAGCAGGGCTTGAACTTTCGGATGGCTGGCTGCCAAAAGCAGAAACTGAAGTGGTCGTTGGCTATCATTTTGTAGAAAACCTTCGCCCTAAAAGAGAAGTGTCTGAGGAACTCTATGATGAGAAGGGACAAATAAAAGAAGAATTCCGC belongs to Mesobacillus subterraneus and includes:
- a CDS encoding RNA polymerase sigma factor — translated: MAKIDFDELYRIHGKKLFQIAFGITKDRHLAEDVVQETFIKAYKKADTIIDTHKIGSWLAAIAARTAIDYLRSEKRRKWLPSDQSIMEQIFSDYDDNQSLEKEVEIILFKEEIQHMLYLLTSEYQQVLVLRFQYGLKEDEIACKLNIKSGTVKTRLHRARKQLKKVMLEKYPA
- a CDS encoding DUF6449 domain-containing protein, whose product is MKWGISAMQSKTSLFNKEMILQVGRNVGWISVIYFLALFFAIPLRIMMMYSGENYRDFMPVEKLFDLNFAIQFIMFMTVPVVMAIFLYRFLQVKQAADLIHSLPLKRQDIFHFYTLTGFVFLIIPVILIAMATSLIHSVYDLNLYFQLQDILRWTGTVLIFNTVFYLSGVLIAMLTGISVVQGVLTYILLLFPAGFTLLIVYNLGLMLYGFPSDYYQMRNIEYLSPISHLTILESESISTKAVLLYSGFVLVSYVLSLFIYKKRKIEAASEAIAFNSLKVVFKYGAAFCMMLLGGMYFDAMQNKFAWLIFGYTAGGIIGYFAAEMVLQKSWRVFGKVKGLGYFAVSMAVLILVTQAFAPYEKKVPALDQIKNVTYANHVYMDEDERLAPKALYQQENIEAVRKFHESIINNEKMNEQRMELQESALFIYELKNGDKLVRQYTVDRFDYEPRIREIFESLEYKHAHKPIFKVNTDDITSIRINKHINDSSLTITDEEKIKQAISILKKEIEQEPFSIDYYTVGNTSSIEIMSGINDYDHIELKRSYKSFIAWLEENEMLKEAMVTPDDIDYIAVINEPIKEEQFKEYPEEEIIHRILNDKNALKLSEHDQLLSSIENAGYGWFNEAPYTAIFVYKAGNHKEIRTFSNKDVPAFIKDYFK
- a CDS encoding ABC transporter ATP-binding protein, yielding MIQMIEINKTFEKHEAVKNINMTINKGSIYGLIGSNGAGKTTIIKLLAGIYKQDSGKVLLEGSAIFENQALKEKIFYISDQPYFFPQYTVKQMAKFYKSIYPSWNEARFMKLSEVFGFSMNKKIHTFSKGIQRQAAFWLALSTMPEILILDEPMDGLDPVARKKVKNLLIQDVADREMTILISSHNLREIEDICDHIGILHHGSLLLEKDLDDLKSDIHKVQVAYKGETPKHLENQLTMLHCERRGSVMVCIIRGKEEEIEKVINQTEPVIFDILPLTLEEIFIYEMGDIGYAIKNILV
- a CDS encoding ABC transporter ATP-binding protein, producing the protein MISINHLSHEFEIGKKGRKTIIPVLKDVSFKVNKGEIVTIVGRSGSGKSTLLNLVSGFIRPKEGEITINGIKTSSLNETKFADFRIQHMGFIFQSFQLIPSMTAYQNVELPLILKGVKEDERKLRTNEILEMVGLSDYQDHYPGELSGGQQQRVSIARALIVNPPIILADEPTGSLDSETEDDLLKFIVKLNRELGITFLIITHDDKVAQIDHRTIELRDGKVVEEVFANEA
- a CDS encoding GntR family transcriptional regulator, which encodes MFELDLRSRKPIYEQLVDKMKELIINEVLKPDEQLPSVRQMAQQLTINPNTIQKAYRELEVKGFIYSLKGKGSFVNAMEPGKDADKILQVKQHLEKLLQEALYMGITLEELHEMVGNIDSSKGGTGQDDSNDRDK